A window of Rhizobium sp. BT04 genomic DNA:
AATTCGACGGCCGCCATTATGTGCAGGAGCGCTGGCTGAAGGCGGATTTTGCGATCGTGAAGGCTGCAATCGGCGATATCCAGGGCAATCTCACCTACAACAAGGCCGGCCGCAACTTCAATCCGCTGATGTGCATGGCGGCGGCCAAGACCATCGTCCAGGTCTCGTCGATCGTGCCGACCGGGGGTATCGATCCCGAGCATGTGGTCACCCCCGGCATCTTTGTCGACCGCCTCGTCGAGATCGCCAATCCCCAGCAGGAAGAAGAGCTCATTCGAGCCGGAGTGGCCTACGTATGACCATCGACACTCGTGAAGACATCAAGCTTTCCAATGCGCAGATCGCCTGGCGCGCCGCGCAGGACATTGCCGACGGCGCCTATGTCAACCTCGGCATCGGCTTTCCCGAAATGGTCGCCCGCTATCAGCCGCCCGGCCGTCAGGCGATCTTCCACACGGAAAACGGCATCCTGAATTTCGGCGAGCCGCCGGCGGCCGGCGAGGAGGACTGGGATCTGATCAATGCCGGCAAGAAGGCGGTGACGCTGAAGCCAGGCGCGGCCTTCTTCCATCATGCCGATAGCTTCGCCATGGTGCGCGGCGGCCATCTCGACGTCGCGATCCTCGGTGCCTATCAGGTGGCTCAGAGCGGTGACCTCGCCAATTGGCGGGTGGGCAGCAAGGGCGTGCCGGCCGTCGGCGGCGCCATGGATCTCGTGCACGGCGCCAAGCAGGTCTGCGTCATTACCGAGCACGTCACCAAGACTGGCGAGCCGAAGCTCGTGGAGAAATGTGCCTTCCCGCTCACCGGCGTCGCCTGCATTACCCGCGTCTATACGAGCCATGCGGTCATCGACATCGTGAAGGGACGGTTCGTCCTGCGCGAGAAGCTTGCCGCGATGTCCGAGGAGGAATTGCAGGCGATGACAGGCGCGCCGCTACACGTCGAGGGGCCGGTTGCCGACCTCGTCGTCCCGAAACTCTGAGGAAAAGCCATGACCGAAGCCTTTATCTGCGACTACGTAAGAACGCCGATCGGTCGCTTTGCAGGGTCGCTGTCCCAGGTGCGTGCCGACGATCTCGGTGCAATCCCGCTGAAAGCGTTGATGCAACGCAACGGCGCCGTCGATTGGGAAGCGGTCGACGACGTGATCTTCGGCTGCGCCAATCAGGCTGGTGAGGACAACCGCAATGTGGCGCGCATGTCGACCCTGCTTGCCGGCCTGCCGGTCTCCGTGCCGGGCACGACGATCAACCGGCTCTGCGGCTCCGGCATGGATGCGGTGATCGCAGCCGCGCGTGCCATTCGCGCCGGCGAGGCCGAGCTGATGATCGCGGGCGGCGTCGAGAGTATGTCACGCGCGCCCTTCGTCATGCCAAAGGCTGAGACGGCCTTTTCTCGCGCTGCCGAAATCCACGACACGACGATTGGTTGGCGCTTCGTCAACCCGTTGATGAAGAAGCAGTACGGCGTCGATTCCATGCCGGAGACCGGCGAGAACGTCGCCGAGGATTACAAGGTCAGCCGCGAGGATCAGGATGCATTCGCGGTGCGGAGCCAGGCGAAGGCCGCTGCCGCGCAGGCGAGCGGGCGGCTGGCCAAGGAAATCACCCCGGTGATCATCCCGCAGCGCAAGGGCGATCCTGTCGTCGTGGAAAAAGACGAGCATCCGCGGGCGACGACGATCGAGACGCTGGCGAAACTCGCCACGCCTTTCAAGAAGGAGGGCGGCACGGTGACCGCAGGCAATGCCTCCGGCGTCAATGACGGGGCGGCGGCGCTGATTGTCGCGTCCGAAGCTGCGGCGCGCAAATATGGCCTGACGCCGATCGCCCGCATTCTCGGCGGTGCCGCCGCCGCCGTTCCGCCAAGGGTGATGGGGGTTGGGCCGATCCCGGCCTCGCGCAAGCTGATGGCAAGGCTCGGCATGACCGTGGAACAGTTCGACGTGATCGAACTCAACGAGGCCTTCGCCAGCCAGGGACTGGCGGTGTTGCGTGCGCTCGGCATTGCCGACGACGATGCGCGGGTAAACCGCAATGGCGGCGCGATCGCGCTCGGCCATCCGCTCGGCATGTCGGGCGCCCGCATCACCGGCACGGCGGCGTTGGAACTGCTGGAGATCGGCGGAAAATACTCGCTGTCGACCATGTGCATCGGCGTCGGGCAGGGGATCGCGGTCGCGCTCGAAAGGGTCTGAGGCTGCTTGAAAATTGCTATGCTTCTGGCGTACGCCGGGAGTTCTCGGCCGGTTGCGCGCCAGGCCCGGCTTCTGTAGAAATCGGCTATGCTGATCCGACCTGCAGACGAGAATGATCGAAGCGCCATCTGGAGGATCATCGGTCCGACGATCCGCGCCGGCGAAACCTATGCGCTCGATCGCGATCTCTCCGAAGCGGATGCGCTGGCCTACTGGATGGGGCCGGACCGCGAGACCTTCGTCGCCGAAGAGGATGGCGCGATCCTCGGCACATATTACATCAAGGCCAACCAGGCAGGCGGCGGCCGGCATGTCTGCAACTGCGGTTACATGACCGATGCTGCCGCCAGCGGCCGGGGCGTCGCTCGCTTGATGCACGAGCATTCCCTTGACCATGCCCGCTTGCGGGGCTTTCGCGCCATGCAGTTCAATTTCGTCGTCAGCAGCAATGAACGCGCGGTGGCGCTGTGGCAATCTCTCGGCTTCGATATCGTCGGCCGCCTTCCCGGCGTCTTCCTTCATCCGACGCAAGGTTATGTCGACGCGTTGGTGATGTTTCGCACTCTCTAAGTTTGACGAAAAAAGATGTGAATGCGCTGTCGAAATCGCGACGGCTCACACGTCTTGAGATCGCAGGCGCGAAATGCGGTAGGCTCGCCGCATGCGTCGCGATAACTCTGTCGGCATGGAGGTTATGAAGCCATGAGTGTTTCCTATCGTTGGGTCATCGTCGCTGCGGGCGCTTTGATGACATGCGTTGCGCTCGGCGCGATGTTCTCGCTGGCAATTTTCCAGGAGCCGATTGCAACGGCGACCGGCTGGTCGCATGTCGGTATCGCGAGCGCGATGACGCTGAACTTCATTGTCATGGGTTTCGGTGGCTTCTTCTGGGGCGCGGCAAGCGATCGCTTCGGCCCGCGCGTCGTCGTGCTGATAGGGTCCGTGCTGCTCGGCCTGGCACTGGTCCTGGCGAGCCGCGCCGAAACGCTGCTGCAGTTCCAGCTGACCTACGGCATCCTCGTGGGGCTCGCCGCCAGCACGTTTTTCGCGCCGATGATCGCGGCGACGACCGCCTGGTTTGACGAAAACCGCGGGCTTGCGGTGTCGCTCGTCTCTGCCGGCATGGGCGTTGCGCCGATGACCATCTCACCTTTCGCGCGCTGGCTGATCTCGGCCTATGAATGGCGGCCGGCCATGCTGATCATTGGCGTTGCGGCCTGGGTGTTGCTGGTGCCGGCCGCTCTACTGGTCAGGCGCCCGCCTGCCGAGACCGCCGATAGCGGAACCGAGTTCGCAGCCGACGGTGCCAGGCCGCAGCTGTCGAAAGTCTTCCGATCCCCGCAATTCATCGTGCTCGGCCTGACCTTCTTTGCCTGCTGCGCGGCGCATTCCGGGCCGATCTTTCACATGGTCAACTATGCGACGATCTGCGGCGTCGCACCGATGGCCGCCGTCAGCATCTACAGCGTCGAGGGCCTGGCTGGCCTCGGCGGCCGGCTGCTCTATGGCAGCCTTGCCGACAGGATCGGGGTGAAGCCGGTGCTGGTCGCCGGCCTGCTGGTGCAGGCGGCAGCGCTTGCGACCTATCTCTTCGTCAGCCGGCTCGGCGAATTCTATGCGCTCGCCATCGTCTTCGGCAGTGCCTATGGCGGTGTGATGCCGCTCTATGCCGTGCTGGCGCGGGAATATTTCGGGCCGCGCATCATCGGCACGGTGTTCGGTGCGGCGACGATGCTCTCCAGCCTCGGCATGGCCTTCGGCCCGCTCGTCGGCGGCTGGATATTCGACACTTTCGCCAATTATTCCTGGCTGTTCATCGGCTCCGCAATGGTCGGGCTGGGGGCTGCGGCGATCGCGCTCGCCTTTCCGCCTCTCACTCGCCAGAAGCCGCAGCCGGCCTTCGGCGTGGCGTCGTAGTGAGATCTGGCCGACGAGATCGGCGAGAACAGTCCCTCATCCGCCTGTCGCGACCGACCGGGGTCGAGACGAGTGGCTCGACCCTGGTAAGGTTAGGGTGAGGGGCCGCCATCCGCACGAACCAGACAGCTACGGCATCCCCCCGAAGACGCCAATCTCCCGCTTTCGTGCATTGCCCGTCATCGATTTCGGCTGATAGACTTCCCCAATCCGTTTTATCACCTATGTCCTTGGTTTTTCGGGAGGCAATCGTCGCCATGGTCGAACTCGCGCAATCGCTCGCATCCATCAAGCTGCCGGATCTCGCCGGCAAGGCGGTGCTGATCACCGGCGCCTCGACCGGCATCGGTGCGGCTCTCGCCCGCGCCTTCGCGGCTCAAAAAGCCAAGGTCGGCGTGCATTACAATGCTAGCCGCGAACCGGCGGAGAAGCTTGCAGACGAGATTCGGGCTGCCGGCGGCACCGTGCATCTGATCCAGGGCGACGTCTCGAGGGAAGGCGAGACCGAGCGTGTCGTCGAGGAGACGGCGAAAACCTTCGGCCATCTCGACGGGCTGATCAACAATGCCGGCGGCATGCTGGGGCGCAAGCCGACCTCGGAATATACCGACGCGCATTATGCCGCGGTCATGGACCTCAACGCCCGCTCGGTGCTGGCGGCAACGCGTGCGGCGCATCCCTGGCTGAAGAAGCAGGGCGGCTTCATCATCAACACCACCTCGATTGCCGCCCGCAATGGTGGCGGCAATGGTGCGATCCTCTATGCGGCGTCGAAGGGTTTCGTCTCGACGATCACGCGCGGCCATGCCAAGGAATTCGTCGCCGACAGGATTCGCGTCAATGCGGTGGCGCCGGGCGTTATCGCGACACCCTTCCACGAGCGTTATACCAATGACGAGCAAATGGAGTTGCAGCGCAAATCGATCCCGATGGGCTTCGTCGGCACATCAGAGGATTGCGTCGGCGCCTATCTCTTCCTCGCCTCGCCGACGCTGTCGGGTTACATCACCGGCCAGATTATCGAGGTCAACGGCGGACAGTTGATGCCTTAGTTTCCGCCTCCCGCGGAGATCTTCCCTTGCAAAGCAAGGGAACTTTCGTGCCGCCGTTACGTTTCCCGCATGGTCTTTTTATCGAGCGGGGCATTATGAGCTATTCATTTTCAGAACTCGACTTCCTCAAGCCTGAGCTCGGGGCGGAATATACGGGGTCGGGCACCCATTTCGCGGTATTCTCAGCGCATGCAGAACAGATTGAGCTCTGCCTCTTCTCGCCGGACGGCAAGAAGGAGGTCGCGCGGTTGCCGCTGCCGAAACGCGAGGGCGATATCTGGTCCGGCTATATCGCCGGCGTCACCCCGGGGACGGTCTACGGCTATCGCGCCCATGGTCCATACGATCCGAAAGCCGGTCATCGCTTCAATCCGAACAAGCTCTTGCTCGACCCCTATGCCAAGCAGGTGACGGGCGAGCTGAAATGGAACGACGCGCTGTTCGGCTACCAGATCGGCAAGGACGATCTTTCCTTCGACGAACGTGATAGCGCCCCCTTCATGGTCAAGGGCGTGGTGCAGGATCCGGATTTCGACTGGGCGGGTGAAGAAGCAATCCGCCGTCCCTGGCCCGACACGATCATCTACGAGGCGCATGTGCGCGGCCTGACGATGATGCACCCGAAGGTGCCCGACCGGCTGCGCGGCACCTTTCTCGGCATGTGCAGCGATCCGATCATCGATCACCTCGTCAAGCTCGGCATCTCGGCGATCGAGCTCTTGCCGATCCAGTATTTCCTCGACGATCGTTATCTCCTGGAAAACAACCTCAGCAATTACTGGGGTTACCAGACGCTCGGCTTCTTCGCGCCGCAATCGCGCTACATGTCCGGCGACAAGATCACCGAGATCAAGACCATGGTGAAGAAGTTCCATGCCGCCGGCATCGAAGTCATCATGGATGTCGTCTATAATCACACTGCCGAAGGCAGCGAGAAAGGCCCGACGCTCTCCTTCCGCGGGCTCGACAATGCCAGCTATTATACCCTCTCGCCCGACGATCCTCGCCACACCTTCGATACAACCGGCACCGGCAATACGCTGAATGCCGCCAATCCCATGGTGATGCGCATGGTGCTCGACAGCCTGCGCTATTGGGTCGGCGTCATGCATATCGACGGCTTCCGTTTCGACCTTGCCAGCACGCTCGGTCGCCAGGATATGGAATTCGACCGGCAGGGCCTGTTCTTCGGCGCCATCCGCCAGGATCCGATCCTTGCCGGTGTCAAGCTGATCGCCGAGCCCTGGGACGTGGGCGATGGCGGCTATCAGGTTGGCGGCTTTCCGCATCCCTTCCGTGAGTGGAACGACAAGTTTCGTGACGACGTCCGCCGCTTTTGGAAGGGCGACGACGGCATGGTGTCGGAGATCTCGCAGCGCATCACCGGCTCGGCGGTACAGTTCAACCACTCCGATCGCGGCGCGACATCATCGATCAATCTACTGTCGGCCCATGATGGCTTTACGCTGATGGACACGGTTTCCTTCAACGACAAGCACAATGACGCGAACGGCGAGGATAACAGGGACGGACATTCGGACAATCATTCGGACAATATGGGTGCCGAAGGAGTGACTGACAACGAGGACATCAACAGCCTTCGGGCACGCAGGCGCCGCAACATGATGGCGACGCTGATGCTCTCCCAGGGCGTTCCGATGATCCTTGCCGGCGATGAGGTAGGCAATAGTCAGGGCGGCAATAACAACGCCTATTGCCAGGACAACGAGATCGGCTGGACGGATTGGGCGGGGCTCGACGATCCCTTCCTTGATTTCTGCCGCCAGGCAGTCGCCTTCCGCAAGGCTCATCCGGTCCTCAGGCAGGAGCGGTTCCTGACAGGCGAGACCGCCGAGGACGGCCGCATCGAGATCGCCTGGTACAAGCCTGACGGCAATTTCATGGACGATGGGGCCTGGAACGACGACGGATTGCAGGTGCTTGGGGTCTATGTCTCGAGGAGCGTGAACGCACCGGACACCGAGACGATGGACGACCTCTTCCTCATCTTCAATGCCGGCGGCGACTGCGAGGTTCACCTGCCTGTGGTGAATGGGCTGAAACAGTGGTCGAGGGTTCTCGACACGGGGACGGAGACGGATGCCTTCGAGGTGCACGAGCCGGAGAATCCGGTCATCGTCTATGCTCAGAGCGTGGCGGTCTTCGCACCGAAGGGACAGACCGAGCCGCCGAAGGACGCGACCAAGGCCGAGCGCCGGCGGTGGTTCCAGTTCGGCCGCCGCAATAAGTAGCAGGTCCTCAACAGCATGAATGCCGAAGCCATCACCGAACTTGGCCTTATCTATGTCAGCGATACCGAACCAGGCATCCGCAGGCGAAGGAAAGGCAAGGGTTTCAGCTATGTCATGCCGGATGGCCGGACGCTTGTCGATGAATTGCAGCGGGCCCGCATCGGCGCGCTCGGTCTGCCGCCGGCCTATGAGAATGTCTGGATCTGCCTCTACGACAACGGCCATCTGCAGGCGACAGGCTTCGATGCGCGCGGGCGCAAGCAGTACCGCTACCACAAGGAATGGCAATCCTTCCGTAGTGCCGGGAAATTCCATCAGCTGATCGAGTTCGGCCGGGCGCTGCCTAAGATACGCCGCACCGTGCTGCGCCACCTCGACACCGGTGCGGAGGATGTCAACGGCGTGCTGGCGGCGTTGACGACGCTGCTCGATGAGGCGCATTTGCGCGTCGGCAACCAGGCCTATGTCCGGGAGAACGGCACCTATGGCGCAACGACGCTGCTGAAGCGCCACCTGAAGATCGTCGACGGACAGATCGAGTTGAAATTCCGCGCCAAGGGCGGCAAGCGCGTCCAGCGCAGTCTCAAACATCCCAGGCTGCAGAAGATCCTGGAGGAAATAGCCGATCTGCCCGGCCGCCAGCTTTTCGTCTGGAAGGATGACAGCGGAGCGCTGAAGCCGATCGATTCCGGCCGGCTGAACGCCTATCTGGCCGAGATATCGGGGATTCCCATTTCGGCGAAGACCTTCCGCACCTGGGCCGGATCGCTGGCGGCCTTCGGGGCGGCGCGCGAGGCGATTGTCGGCGGCGGCCGGCCGACAGTCAAACAGATGTCGGAAGCCGCGGCCGAGGCGCTGCACAACACACCGGCAATCTCGCGCTCGAGCTATATCCATCCGGCAATCATCGCGCTCGCCGGCAACGATCATCCGCTGATCGAGAGCGGCAACGAGCCGCTGCGGGGCTTGCGGGCCGAGGAAAACAGGCTACTTGATTTCCTCACACGCGAGATCGAAGAATGAGCCCCAGACATCCGCCGGCATCTGACGTATCGCTGACCCATCCCGACCGGCTTTACTGGCCGGATGAGGGCGTGACCAAGCAGGCGCTCGCGGATTATTATGCCGCGGTCTGGCCGTTCATGGCGCCTTATGTCGTCAACCGGCCTTTGGCGCTGCTGCGCCTGCCGGACGGGATAAAAAGCCACCAGCGGTTTTTTCAGAAACACGCCTGGAAGGGCATGAATCTGCATATCGAGGAGATCGCCGACCCCGAGGATGCTGCCGGCGAAAAGCTGCTGCGCATTGTCGATTTCAACGGGCTCGTGGCGCTGGTGCAATCGGCCGCGCTTGAAATTCATCCCTGGGGCACGACGACGGATCATTGGGAAAGGCCCGATATGATCACCATGGACCTCGATCCCGGCGAGGACGTTGCCTGGAGCGCGGTGATCGCGGCCGCATTTGACGTGAAGGCGCGGCTGGAAGCCCGTGGCCTTGCTGCCTTCGTCAAGACCTCGGGCGGCAAGGGGCTGCATGTGGTGACGCCGCTTGCGCCGAAGGCCGGCTGGGCCGAGGTGAAGGATTTCGCCCACTCGCTTGCCGAAAGCATGGCGGCCGACGCGCCGGACAAATATCTGGCGACTGCGACGAAGGCCAAACGCGGGGGGCATATCTATATCGATTATCTCCGCAACGGCCGCGGCAATACGGCGGTCGCGGCCTATTCGACGCGGGCGCGACCAGGGGCACCGGTTTCGATGCCGCTCGATTGGTCAGATTTGAACGACCTGAGCGGCCCGGCCGCTTTCACGCTCGGCAATGTGCCGCAGCGGCTGCAGGCCCGGTCGAAGGACCCCTGGCGCGATTTCTTCGATGCGGCCGCGCCGCTGGAATGACCTATCCCGCGCTGTCGAGCTCCGGGTAATGCCGGAAAATCCCTTCCTCGTTGAAGGCGAGGCGGCGAGGGGAGGCGAGATAGCGGGCGATATTCGGACGCTTCGCCACCGTATCATGTAGGGCCAGCAGGCGGGGATAGTCCGCCTTGCGGTTGGCCATGGCTTTCGGGAAGGCATAGGCCAGACCCTCGACCACCTGGAAGATCGACAGGTCGACATAGGTGAGCGCCTCGCCGACCATGTGGCCCGGGCCTTTCGGGTTCTGCCGCAGCACACGCTCGAAATAGCCGAGGAATTTCGGAATGCGTTCGCGGATGAAGGCGGCTGAGCGGGCTTTTGCTTCCGGCTTCTGGTCCTCGTAATAGAGCGACGTGTCGATCGGGTGATGCGTATCGTGCACTTCGGCGACGAAATCGGTGATCGTGAGCTGCAGGCCGTTGACGACATGGCGAAGGCCTTCGTCCTCAGGGGCAAGGCCGAGCTTCGGGCCGAGATAAAACAGGATGTTGGCGACATGCGGGATGATGAGGTCGCCATCCTTCAGGAAGGGCGGTGCGAAGGGAATATGCGCTTCGCTCTCGCTCTCCATGATCTCGAACATCGCCCCGGTACCGCGCCCGGGTTCACGGGTGATGTCGATATAGTCGGCGCCGGCTTCCTCCAGCGCCAACCGCATGAATTCACCGCGGCCTTGAATGCCGTCCCAATAATAAAGCTCGTATGGCATGGCTCTCAATCCTTCGGTTGACGACCGAGGTCTTTTCGCAGTTCGCCCTTGGCTTTTTCAAGGGTGCCGCGCTGCTTTTTCGTCGGCTGGTCGCCGGCGCGGTTGATGTAGAAGGTCAGCATCGACATGGCCGCGCGGAAGGGGCTCGACTTGCGGCGATCGCTCTCTTCGGCGGCCGAGCGGGCAATCTTCTTCGGATCGTCCGATTTGAACGCACCTTTCTTCAGGTCCATCGCATCGCTGTGTTCGGTGACGTCCTGCGACCATTTCTTCTTCGATTTGGCCATGTCAAAAACCTTTGCTGGATGCGGCCGGCGGCACGCCACCGCCTGTCGATCCTTCGTTGAGGGTCGGTTTGCAAAAGCATTGAACCGGTGCGGAGCTCAAAAGTTCCAGCCACGGTCAATGGCCTGCGAGGCCTGGATGCCGAACAAAGCCAGTTTTCAGGTTTCCGACGCGAATGCCTGCACAAGGCTGGATCTGGGTCGTCTTGAGGGTGACCCTTTCAAACCGGCAGGGGCGGTCGAGACATCCATAACCGGTGGGCATTCAGCGGTTTAAGCCGCCTACGGCTGTTGGGGCTGCTATTTCCGATAGGATTTTTGCGATGCAGCGAAGGCTCGGCCGATGTCGAAGGAGGGCGGCTGCACCGGCGCGGCGGGATCGCGGAAAACCAGCCCGACGAGGTTATCGATGACAAGGATGAACCCGAGCGCGAGACCAAGATAGAGCAGTGCGGCGATGACGAGGAGCGACATCTCCATCCCTCACACAATCGCGGTCGACGTGCTGCCGCCGACTGCGACAAGCGGGACGGAGAGGATAGCGGTATGGCCGTCGTTCATGGCAACTTCCCCGGTTTCGCCATAAACAGCCAGCGAAAGTTCTTGTTCCCGGTTATCGGGCGAGGGCTCAATTTTCTTAAGAAGCCTCAAAGCTTGCTGCGTCATCCGGCCTCTGTTCACCCCCGTGGAAGCCCACCTCTCAAATTCCATAAAGCACAACTAATTCAGGCATATGACAAACAGCATCAAAGGGCGCCGCGACGACGCCCTTTG
This region includes:
- a CDS encoding 3-oxoacid CoA-transferase subunit B codes for the protein MTIDTREDIKLSNAQIAWRAAQDIADGAYVNLGIGFPEMVARYQPPGRQAIFHTENGILNFGEPPAAGEEDWDLINAGKKAVTLKPGAAFFHHADSFAMVRGGHLDVAILGAYQVAQSGDLANWRVGSKGVPAVGGAMDLVHGAKQVCVITEHVTKTGEPKLVEKCAFPLTGVACITRVYTSHAVIDIVKGRFVLREKLAAMSEEELQAMTGAPLHVEGPVADLVVPKL
- the pcaF gene encoding 3-oxoadipyl-CoA thiolase, encoding MTEAFICDYVRTPIGRFAGSLSQVRADDLGAIPLKALMQRNGAVDWEAVDDVIFGCANQAGEDNRNVARMSTLLAGLPVSVPGTTINRLCGSGMDAVIAAARAIRAGEAELMIAGGVESMSRAPFVMPKAETAFSRAAEIHDTTIGWRFVNPLMKKQYGVDSMPETGENVAEDYKVSREDQDAFAVRSQAKAAAAQASGRLAKEITPVIIPQRKGDPVVVEKDEHPRATTIETLAKLATPFKKEGGTVTAGNASGVNDGAAALIVASEAAARKYGLTPIARILGGAAAAVPPRVMGVGPIPASRKLMARLGMTVEQFDVIELNEAFASQGLAVLRALGIADDDARVNRNGGAIALGHPLGMSGARITGTAALELLEIGGKYSLSTMCIGVGQGIAVALERV
- a CDS encoding GNAT family N-acetyltransferase; the encoded protein is MLIRPADENDRSAIWRIIGPTIRAGETYALDRDLSEADALAYWMGPDRETFVAEEDGAILGTYYIKANQAGGGRHVCNCGYMTDAAASGRGVARLMHEHSLDHARLRGFRAMQFNFVVSSNERAVALWQSLGFDIVGRLPGVFLHPTQGYVDALVMFRTL
- a CDS encoding MFS transporter encodes the protein MSVSYRWVIVAAGALMTCVALGAMFSLAIFQEPIATATGWSHVGIASAMTLNFIVMGFGGFFWGAASDRFGPRVVVLIGSVLLGLALVLASRAETLLQFQLTYGILVGLAASTFFAPMIAATTAWFDENRGLAVSLVSAGMGVAPMTISPFARWLISAYEWRPAMLIIGVAAWVLLVPAALLVRRPPAETADSGTEFAADGARPQLSKVFRSPQFIVLGLTFFACCAAHSGPIFHMVNYATICGVAPMAAVSIYSVEGLAGLGGRLLYGSLADRIGVKPVLVAGLLVQAAALATYLFVSRLGEFYALAIVFGSAYGGVMPLYAVLAREYFGPRIIGTVFGAATMLSSLGMAFGPLVGGWIFDTFANYSWLFIGSAMVGLGAAAIALAFPPLTRQKPQPAFGVAS
- a CDS encoding SDR family NAD(P)-dependent oxidoreductase, with the translated sequence MVELAQSLASIKLPDLAGKAVLITGASTGIGAALARAFAAQKAKVGVHYNASREPAEKLADEIRAAGGTVHLIQGDVSREGETERVVEETAKTFGHLDGLINNAGGMLGRKPTSEYTDAHYAAVMDLNARSVLAATRAAHPWLKKQGGFIINTTSIAARNGGGNGAILYAASKGFVSTITRGHAKEFVADRIRVNAVAPGVIATPFHERYTNDEQMELQRKSIPMGFVGTSEDCVGAYLFLASPTLSGYITGQIIEVNGGQLMP
- the glgX gene encoding glycogen debranching protein GlgX; this encodes MSYSFSELDFLKPELGAEYTGSGTHFAVFSAHAEQIELCLFSPDGKKEVARLPLPKREGDIWSGYIAGVTPGTVYGYRAHGPYDPKAGHRFNPNKLLLDPYAKQVTGELKWNDALFGYQIGKDDLSFDERDSAPFMVKGVVQDPDFDWAGEEAIRRPWPDTIIYEAHVRGLTMMHPKVPDRLRGTFLGMCSDPIIDHLVKLGISAIELLPIQYFLDDRYLLENNLSNYWGYQTLGFFAPQSRYMSGDKITEIKTMVKKFHAAGIEVIMDVVYNHTAEGSEKGPTLSFRGLDNASYYTLSPDDPRHTFDTTGTGNTLNAANPMVMRMVLDSLRYWVGVMHIDGFRFDLASTLGRQDMEFDRQGLFFGAIRQDPILAGVKLIAEPWDVGDGGYQVGGFPHPFREWNDKFRDDVRRFWKGDDGMVSEISQRITGSAVQFNHSDRGATSSINLLSAHDGFTLMDTVSFNDKHNDANGEDNRDGHSDNHSDNMGAEGVTDNEDINSLRARRRRNMMATLMLSQGVPMILAGDEVGNSQGGNNNAYCQDNEIGWTDWAGLDDPFLDFCRQAVAFRKAHPVLRQERFLTGETAEDGRIEIAWYKPDGNFMDDGAWNDDGLQVLGVYVSRSVNAPDTETMDDLFLIFNAGGDCEVHLPVVNGLKQWSRVLDTGTETDAFEVHEPENPVIVYAQSVAVFAPKGQTEPPKDATKAERRRWFQFGRRNK
- a CDS encoding DNA topoisomerase IB; its protein translation is MNAEAITELGLIYVSDTEPGIRRRRKGKGFSYVMPDGRTLVDELQRARIGALGLPPAYENVWICLYDNGHLQATGFDARGRKQYRYHKEWQSFRSAGKFHQLIEFGRALPKIRRTVLRHLDTGAEDVNGVLAALTTLLDEAHLRVGNQAYVRENGTYGATTLLKRHLKIVDGQIELKFRAKGGKRVQRSLKHPRLQKILEEIADLPGRQLFVWKDDSGALKPIDSGRLNAYLAEISGIPISAKTFRTWAGSLAAFGAAREAIVGGGRPTVKQMSEAAAEALHNTPAISRSSYIHPAIIALAGNDHPLIESGNEPLRGLRAEENRLLDFLTREIEE
- the ligD gene encoding non-homologous end-joining DNA ligase is translated as MSPRHPPASDVSLTHPDRLYWPDEGVTKQALADYYAAVWPFMAPYVVNRPLALLRLPDGIKSHQRFFQKHAWKGMNLHIEEIADPEDAAGEKLLRIVDFNGLVALVQSAALEIHPWGTTTDHWERPDMITMDLDPGEDVAWSAVIAAAFDVKARLEARGLAAFVKTSGGKGLHVVTPLAPKAGWAEVKDFAHSLAESMAADAPDKYLATATKAKRGGHIYIDYLRNGRGNTAVAAYSTRARPGAPVSMPLDWSDLNDLSGPAAFTLGNVPQRLQARSKDPWRDFFDAAAPLE
- a CDS encoding glutathione S-transferase is translated as MPYELYYWDGIQGRGEFMRLALEEAGADYIDITREPGRGTGAMFEIMESESEAHIPFAPPFLKDGDLIIPHVANILFYLGPKLGLAPEDEGLRHVVNGLQLTITDFVAEVHDTHHPIDTSLYYEDQKPEAKARSAAFIRERIPKFLGYFERVLRQNPKGPGHMVGEALTYVDLSIFQVVEGLAYAFPKAMANRKADYPRLLALHDTVAKRPNIARYLASPRRLAFNEEGIFRHYPELDSAG
- a CDS encoding DUF3175 domain-containing protein, translated to MAKSKKKWSQDVTEHSDAMDLKKGAFKSDDPKKIARSAAEESDRRKSSPFRAAMSMLTFYINRAGDQPTKKQRGTLEKAKGELRKDLGRQPKD